From Propionispora vibrioides, the proteins below share one genomic window:
- a CDS encoding TPM domain-containing protein, translating to MKKWLACLLASAWLVIAAVAWAQPQIPPAPANNVYVQDNAGVLSSATKNRINEVGSYLQEKTTAKLMAVTVKSFGDAAPEEYGLAILRQWGVGDKERNNGVVLVVATEDRKARIEVGYGLEGALPDAKTGRIQDEYMLPFFRQQDYDKGILNGYLALASVTAAEYGLELPTGSKGVTKSGAVHQDSAWAALPWWMKAVAAGLLLLLFIFDWVFLGGSITWLLLSLLRFRGGGGGGGPGGRGGFGGGSGGGGGSSRNW from the coding sequence ATGAAAAAATGGCTGGCTTGTCTGTTGGCGAGTGCTTGGCTGGTCATCGCGGCCGTAGCCTGGGCACAGCCACAGATACCGCCTGCTCCCGCGAACAATGTATATGTGCAGGATAACGCCGGGGTGTTGAGCAGCGCTACCAAAAACCGCATTAACGAGGTCGGGAGCTACCTGCAGGAAAAGACCACGGCCAAACTGATGGCGGTGACGGTGAAGAGCTTTGGTGACGCCGCGCCGGAGGAATATGGACTGGCTATACTGCGCCAGTGGGGCGTAGGCGATAAGGAACGAAACAACGGCGTCGTCCTTGTGGTTGCCACCGAGGATCGCAAAGCGAGAATCGAAGTGGGCTATGGCCTGGAAGGGGCCCTGCCTGATGCGAAAACCGGGCGGATTCAGGATGAATACATGCTGCCTTTTTTTCGCCAGCAGGACTATGATAAGGGAATTTTGAATGGCTATCTGGCATTGGCCAGTGTTACGGCCGCCGAATACGGCCTGGAGCTTCCTACTGGCAGCAAAGGGGTGACTAAGAGCGGCGCCGTACACCAGGACTCTGCCTGGGCGGCACTGCCCTGGTGGATGAAAGCCGTGGCGGCAGGCTTGCTGCTGCTGCTGTTTATCTTCGACTGGGTGTTTCTGGGCGGCAGCATTACCTGGCTGCTGTTGTCGCTGCTGCGGTTCCGCGGCGGCGGTGGTGGTGGCGGTCCGGGTGGCCGCGGCGGATTTGGCGGCGGCTCGGGCGGCGGCGGCGGTTCCAGCCGAAACTGGTAA
- a CDS encoding LemA family protein has product MNKAGWIVLVVIALVVVWGVSAYNGLISLNEQVNGKWSQIDNQLQRRTDLIPNLVNTVKGYAAHEQAAIQAVADARAKLAGAQGPAAKAQADAEVNSALSRLLVVAENYPNLKADRNFLALQDELSGTENRIAVARKDYNDAVQVYNVKIRSLPTSIFAGIIGFGPKEYFKVEEGAKQVPSVQF; this is encoded by the coding sequence ATGAATAAAGCAGGATGGATTGTACTTGTAGTCATTGCCTTGGTGGTTGTCTGGGGCGTGAGTGCTTATAACGGCCTGATCAGTTTAAATGAGCAGGTTAACGGGAAATGGAGTCAGATTGATAACCAGTTACAACGGCGGACCGATTTGATTCCCAACTTGGTAAATACGGTCAAAGGCTATGCCGCCCATGAACAGGCCGCCATTCAGGCTGTGGCTGACGCCAGGGCCAAACTGGCCGGGGCGCAGGGACCTGCTGCCAAGGCGCAGGCCGATGCCGAGGTCAATAGTGCTTTAAGCCGTCTGTTGGTTGTTGCCGAAAATTATCCGAATCTAAAGGCTGACCGGAATTTTCTCGCCCTGCAGGACGAACTGAGCGGCACGGAGAACCGGATTGCAGTGGCCCGCAAGGATTATAACGACGCGGTGCAAGTGTACAATGTAAAAATCCGGTCGTTGCCGACCAGTATTTTTGCCGGCATCATCGGTTTTGGTCCCAAGGAATATTTTAAGGTGGAAGAAGGAGCGAAACAGGTGCCTTCGGTTCAGTTTTAG
- a CDS encoding DUF3231 family protein, with protein MSLLDKVNAETRNLVNMFFDKEPLNYLEAASLYGVVAQGRLNISILEIMYNHAQDSELKALIKEALEYDTDNLIEQSEELLEENGAALPTLSFTRRALHKSPLDIPQDARATDREIALYLATLAKASQTALLGALHQSYQLEVALLYREKLDAGLDWDYRLLQLALDRGWLPHLSKITH; from the coding sequence ATGTCTTTGCTCGATAAAGTCAACGCAGAAACCCGCAATCTCGTCAACATGTTCTTTGACAAGGAGCCGCTCAACTATTTAGAAGCTGCCAGCCTGTACGGGGTCGTCGCCCAGGGCCGGCTCAACATCTCCATACTGGAAATCATGTATAATCACGCCCAGGATTCCGAGTTAAAGGCGTTGATAAAAGAAGCTCTTGAGTATGACACGGACAACTTAATCGAACAGTCGGAGGAACTGCTGGAGGAAAACGGTGCCGCCCTGCCCACCTTAAGCTTTACTAGACGGGCGCTCCATAAATCGCCGCTGGACATTCCTCAGGACGCAAGGGCCACCGACCGGGAAATCGCCCTCTATCTGGCAACCCTCGCCAAAGCATCACAAACGGCACTGTTGGGGGCCCTGCACCAGTCGTACCAACTCGAAGTGGCTCTCCTCTACCGCGAGAAACTGGATGCCGGTCTGGACTGGGATTACCGGTTGCTGCAGCTGGCCCTGGACCGCGGTTGGCTGCCCCACCTGTCCAAGATCACGCATTAA
- a CDS encoding Cof-type HAD-IIB family hydrolase, translated as MMKIKLVALDLDDTLLDSKRIISPRTRQAIQDAVAQGVMVTVATGRMHVSALPYAQQLGLDVPIITYNGALIKSSLSGEVLSSRPVPRPVMDEVLALFRANGWYLQLHIGDTLYVKERNERVRLYEETAGVKAEVVGDGLYSVPGEASKMLTIAEPETIQAIRRQLLQDGFGERLSMAISKPHYLEMTCLGVNKGWALDFLANKLQIGRDAVMAVGDSQNDLDMIEYAGLGVAMGNASETVKAAAQAVTRGHDEDGVAEAIEKYVLGR; from the coding sequence ATGATGAAGATTAAATTAGTCGCTTTGGATTTGGACGATACGCTGCTGGACTCGAAGCGGATCATTTCGCCGCGGACCAGGCAGGCCATACAGGATGCCGTGGCACAGGGGGTCATGGTGACAGTGGCTACCGGCCGGATGCATGTTTCGGCCCTGCCGTACGCTCAACAGTTGGGGCTGGATGTGCCGATTATTACTTATAACGGCGCGCTGATCAAGTCCAGTCTGTCCGGTGAGGTGCTGTCCAGCCGGCCGGTACCGCGGCCGGTGATGGACGAGGTGCTGGCGCTGTTTCGTGCCAATGGCTGGTATCTTCAGCTGCATATTGGCGATACGCTGTATGTGAAGGAGCGCAATGAGCGGGTCCGCCTCTATGAGGAGACGGCCGGCGTCAAAGCTGAAGTAGTAGGAGACGGGCTGTATTCGGTGCCGGGGGAAGCCAGCAAAATGCTGACCATTGCCGAGCCGGAGACCATTCAGGCAATCCGGCGGCAACTGCTGCAGGATGGTTTTGGCGAACGGCTGAGTATGGCCATATCCAAACCGCACTATCTGGAAATGACCTGCCTAGGCGTGAACAAAGGCTGGGCGCTGGATTTCCTGGCTAACAAGCTGCAAATCGGGCGGGATGCGGTCATGGCTGTCGGTGATTCGCAGAACGATCTGGACATGATTGAGTATGCCGGACTGGGTGTGGCCATGGGCAATGCTTCTGAGACAGTGAAAGCGGCGGCGCAGGCGGTCACGCGGGGTCATGACGAGGACGGCGTGGCCGAGGCGATTGAAAAATATGTCCTGGGCCGCTAG
- the rd gene encoding rubredoxin, protein MAKWVCTVCNYVYDEEVGDPDGGIAPGTRFEDIPDDWVCPLCGVGKDQFEQQ, encoded by the coding sequence ATGGCAAAATGGGTATGTACAGTATGTAATTATGTGTATGATGAAGAGGTAGGCGATCCGGACGGCGGCATTGCGCCGGGAACTCGTTTTGAAGACATTCCGGACGATTGGGTTTGCCCCCTCTGTGGCGTGGGCAAGGATCAGTTCGAACAGCAATAA
- a CDS encoding phosphatase, translating to MCLVADLHIHTVASGHAYSTVLENAKAAADRRLALIGITDHGPNMPGGPHEYHFANLVALPEVLYGVRVLRGIEANIIDQNGSLDLPDERLSKLDVVMAGFHSESFTAGTVEENTAMLINTIKNPWVDVIVHPGNPALQIDAEAVVKAAVEYDVALEVNNSSLVRSRKGSRPYCGRIIQLAKQYGAKMIVGTDSHFALHIGDFSEALQLLAENDVAPDAMLNSSVEKLLAHLNRRTNRLNPVV from the coding sequence ATGTGTCTTGTTGCAGATTTGCATATTCATACCGTAGCCAGCGGTCATGCCTACAGCACGGTGCTGGAAAACGCCAAGGCGGCGGCCGACAGGAGACTGGCGCTGATCGGTATTACCGACCACGGACCCAATATGCCGGGCGGACCGCATGAATACCATTTTGCCAATCTTGTTGCCCTGCCGGAAGTTTTGTACGGTGTACGGGTATTAAGAGGCATTGAAGCCAATATCATTGACCAGAACGGCAGTCTGGACCTGCCGGACGAACGCTTATCCAAACTGGATGTCGTTATGGCCGGTTTCCACAGTGAAAGCTTTACGGCCGGTACGGTGGAGGAAAATACGGCGATGTTGATTAATACCATCAAAAATCCCTGGGTGGATGTCATCGTGCATCCTGGCAATCCGGCGTTGCAAATTGATGCCGAAGCCGTAGTTAAGGCCGCTGTGGAGTATGATGTCGCTCTGGAGGTCAACAACAGTTCGCTGGTGCGCTCCCGCAAGGGAAGCCGTCCCTACTGCGGCCGGATCATTCAACTGGCGAAGCAGTACGGCGCTAAGATGATTGTCGGCACCGACAGTCATTTTGCCCTGCATATTGGTGATTTCAGCGAGGCGCTCCAGCTCTTGGCTGAAAACGATGTGGCACCGGATGCCATGTTGAATTCGTCGGTTGAAAAACTCCTTGCCCATCTCAACCGGCGCACCAATCGCCTGAATCCGGTGGTCTAG
- a CDS encoding methylated-DNA--[protein]-cysteine S-methyltransferase produces MQYDLLETAWGWMAAVWSAKGLYELSFPKPDQETAILSIDNCKGERGEEPHPYTGQLQQELKLYWQGFPVEFTVPVDWSGYTPFQKAILSYTATIPYGETRTYRQAAEAAGSPKAVRAAGGALHINRTPIVVPCHRVIGSHGGLTGFGGGLELKQALLLLESPDETPLFRRENKLVFSQLAGYNKWS; encoded by the coding sequence ATGCAGTATGATTTACTAGAAACAGCCTGGGGTTGGATGGCGGCGGTCTGGTCGGCAAAAGGCCTGTATGAGCTGAGTTTTCCTAAGCCGGATCAGGAAACGGCTATTTTGTCGATAGATAACTGCAAAGGAGAACGGGGCGAGGAACCGCATCCCTATACCGGCCAGCTACAGCAGGAGTTGAAGCTCTACTGGCAGGGCTTTCCCGTAGAGTTCACCGTGCCTGTCGACTGGAGCGGTTATACGCCGTTTCAGAAGGCTATTTTGTCGTATACGGCTACCATTCCCTATGGGGAAACCCGTACCTACCGGCAGGCTGCTGAGGCGGCAGGCTCGCCGAAGGCTGTCCGGGCCGCCGGCGGCGCCCTGCATATCAACCGTACGCCTATTGTAGTGCCCTGCCACCGAGTCATCGGCAGTCATGGCGGGTTAACCGGCTTTGGCGGCGGTTTGGAATTAAAACAGGCTTTGCTCTTGCTGGAGTCGCCTGATGAGACACCGCTCTTCCGAAGGGAAAATAAACTGGTTTTCAGCCAGTTGGCAGGATATAATAAATGGAGTTAA